GGAGTTTTCCATTTAAGTTTAGGGTTTGTCGTTTCGGTGTAGGCCATGTCATGTAGGTTTAGAGTTTGTAATTGAGGGTTTACAGTATTACACACAGACTTCACACATACAAAACACACAATTTGAATTCATCCAAACGTACAATATAATACAAAAACACACATACGAATATCGGTTAGTGCGTACTATTAAATAGCTTGCTATGTTTTGTTGTATTGAGCAATCTTCTCAATAATATTAGTGTTTTTCTTGCAGCTGGTATATCTCAATCCTTGGAAGTGACAATGTATTATATAGATCATTTTGCTGGCGCAATCATTAACATCTCCTTCCTCAGTGTGTTAGCTAGTCTTCCACGCTCACGCGATGTGGTATGCAACACCCTCTCCCCTTACATGTTGAGAGCACCAAGCTTCTATATATAGAGCCAAATCGGAACAACATTTTCAGCGTAGTGTTCTAGACCTAGCTACCAAGAAGCCATGATGTGCTCCCTCATCGCCATCCTCCTCTTGTCCATTGGTTCCTCGGTTGCCCATGGCGCCGGAGCAGGTCGCCAGCGCTACCATGTGGTGGAGACCGGGCACTTGGAGCCCAAATCCTTCTGCTCTGGCCTCAAGGGTTCGTAACGTACATGCATTCGTGCATGCAAATCGATCAACGTCCATGCAGTAGCTCCATTGGTTTCATGGCTAACCCATGCGTGCTTGTTTTCATTTTGCATGCAGTGGCTCCATTGGCCGAGGGCACGTGGGTGCCGCTGCACCGTCCGTTCGGCCcctgctcgccgtctgccggcAGGGCGCCGGTGCCGTCCCTGCTGGAGATGCTCCGGTGGGACCAGGTCCGCACCGAGTATGTCCGGAGGAAGGCCAGCGGCGGGGCGGAGGACGTGCTCAACCCAGCCAAGCCGCACGTGGAGCTGTATCAGACGGACTTCAGTCTCCGTTCGCCCTTCGAGGTGGGCTCCGGCTCCGGCAGCTCGGCGCGGATCGACGCCGACGGCGACCCCACGGCCGCGTCCCAGCAGACCATGGCCATCGACACGACCGTGGACGTGCCGTGGATCCAGTGCGTCCCCTGCCCCATCCCCCAGTGCTATCCGCAGCGGGACCCCTTGTTCGACCCCAGCACGTCGAGCACCGCCGCGGCCGTCCGCTGCCGCTCCCCCGCCTGCCGCTCCCTCGGCCCCTACGGCAACGGCTGCTCCAACACGTCCGCCAACGCCGAGTGCCGGTACCTCATCGAGTACAGCGACGACCGCGCCACCGCCGGGACATACATGACCGACACGCTGACCATCAGCGGCAGCACCACCGTCCGCAACTTCCGGTTCGGGTGCAGCCACGCCGTGCGCGGCAAGTTCAGCGACCTGACTGCCGGGACCATGTCCCTCGGCGGCGGCGCCCAGTCGCTCCTCGCCCAGACGGCCCGCTCCCTGGGCAATGCCTTCTCCTACTGCGTCCCTCAGCCCAGCGCCTCCGGCTTCCTCTCCATCGGCGGGCCGGTGACGACCAACTCCACAACAGTGTTCGCGACCACGCCGCTGGTCAGGAGCGCCATCAACCCAAGCCTGTACCTGGTGCGCCTCCAGGGCATCGTC
This sequence is a window from Aegilops tauschii subsp. strangulata cultivar AL8/78 chromosome 7, Aet v6.0, whole genome shotgun sequence. Protein-coding genes within it:
- the LOC109763392 gene encoding aspartyl protease family protein At5g10770-like, producing the protein MMCSLIAILLLSIGSSVAHGAGAGRQRYHVVETGHLEPKSFCSGLKVAPLAEGTWVPLHRPFGPCSPSAGRAPVPSLLEMLRWDQVRTEYVRRKASGGAEDVLNPAKPHVELYQTDFSLRSPFEVGSGSGSSARIDADGDPTAASQQTMAIDTTVDVPWIQCVPCPIPQCYPQRDPLFDPSTSSTAAAVRCRSPACRSLGPYGNGCSNTSANAECRYLIEYSDDRATAGTYMTDTLTISGSTTVRNFRFGCSHAVRGKFSDLTAGTMSLGGGAQSLLAQTARSLGNAFSYCVPQPSASGFLSIGGPVTTNSTTVFATTPLVRSAINPSLYLVRLQGIVVAGRRLRIPPVAFSAGAVMDSSAVITQLPPTAYRALRRAFRSAMRAYPRSGATGTLDTCYDFLGVANVRVPAVSLVFGGGAVVVLDPPAVMLGGCLAFTATSSDLALGFIGNVQQQAHEVLYDVAAGGVGFRRGAC